Within the Pseudonocardia alni genome, the region AGGGCTATCTGCCGCCGCTGCACGCGGCGGCCTGGACCGTCGTCGCCGCGCCGTTCGTCGTGCACGGCGCCCGCGCCGTGGTGCGCCGCGTGCGGGAGGACCCGGACACCACGCTGCTGCTCGCCGCGGCGGGCGCGTTCACCTTCGTCCTCTCGGCGCTCAAGATCCCGTCGGTGACCGGGTCGTCGTCGCACCCGACCGGAACCGGGCTGGGCGCGGTGCTGTTCCGACCACCGGTGATGGCCCTGCTCGGGACGGTGGTGCTGTTCTTCCAGGCCGTCCTGCTCGCCCATGGCGGGCTCACCACGCTCGGCGCCAACGCCTTCTCGATGGCGATCGCCGGGCCGTGGATCGCCTACGGCGCCTA harbors:
- a CDS encoding energy-coupling factor ABC transporter permease — translated: MHIAEGYLPPLHAAAWTVVAAPFVVHGARAVVRRVREDPDTTLLLAAAGAFTFVLSALKIPSVTGSSSHPTGTGLGAVLFRPPVMALLGTVVLFFQAVLLAHGGLTTLGANAFSMAIAGPWIAYGAYVVVRRIGGSLGPAVFAAAFLGDLGTYTITSAQLALAFPDPTSGFGGAFVTFASIFSITQIPLAVAEGLLTVLVVRLLVRITPDELRRLGVLRPAAGTDTGGPAPAATAQGPEKEASA